A single Mastomys coucha isolate ucsf_1 chromosome X, UCSF_Mcou_1, whole genome shotgun sequence DNA region contains:
- the Ssr4 gene encoding translocon-associated protein subunit delta isoform X3 yields the protein MAAMASFGALALLLLSGLSCCSAEACLEPQITPSYYTTSDAVISTETVFIVEISLTCKNRVQNMALYADVSGKQFPVTRGQDVGRYQVSWSLEHKSAHAGTYEVRFFDEESYSLLRKAQRNNEDVSIIPPLFTVSVDHRGTWNGPWVSTEVLAAAIGIVIYYLAFSAKSHIQS from the exons ATGGCGGCGATGGCATCTTTCGGCGCCCTGGCGCTACTCCTGCTGTCCGGCCTATCTTGCTGCTCAG CAGAGGCCTGCCTGGAACCCCAGATCACCCCTTCTTACTATACAACTTCAGATGCCGTCATTTCTACAGAGACTGTATTCATTGTGGAGATCTCACTGACCTGCAAGAACAGGGTCCAG AACATGGCTCTTTATGCCGACGTTAGTGGAAAACAATTTCCTGTAACCCGCGGCCAGGATGTGGGTCGATATCAG GTGTCCTGGAGCCTGGAGCACAAGAGCGCCCATGCAGGCACCTATGAGGTCAGATTCTTCGATGAAGAGTCCTACAGCCTCCTAAGGAAG GCTCAAAGAAATAATGAGGACGTTTCCATCATCCCACCCCTGTTCACAGTCAGTGTGGACCATCGG GGTACCTGGAATGGGCCTTGGGTCTCCACGGAGGTGCTGGCTGCAGCAATTGGCATAGTGATCTACTACCTAGCTTTCAGTGCAAAGAGCCACATCCAGTCCTGA
- the Ssr4 gene encoding translocon-associated protein subunit delta isoform X1, with the protein MAAMASFGALALLLLSGLSCCSEACLEPQITPSYYTTSDAVISTETVFIVEISLTCKNRVQNMALYADVSGKQFPVTRGQDVGRYQVSWSLEHKSAHAGTYEVRFFDEESYSLLRKAQRNNEDVSIIPPLFTVSVDHRGTWNGPWVSTEVLAAAIGIVIYYLAFSAKSHIQS; encoded by the exons ATGGCGGCGATGGCATCTTTCGGCGCCCTGGCGCTACTCCTGCTGTCCGGCCTATCTTGCTGCTCAG AGGCCTGCCTGGAACCCCAGATCACCCCTTCTTACTATACAACTTCAGATGCCGTCATTTCTACAGAGACTGTATTCATTGTGGAGATCTCACTGACCTGCAAGAACAGGGTCCAG AACATGGCTCTTTATGCCGACGTTAGTGGAAAACAATTTCCTGTAACCCGCGGCCAGGATGTGGGTCGATATCAG GTGTCCTGGAGCCTGGAGCACAAGAGCGCCCATGCAGGCACCTATGAGGTCAGATTCTTCGATGAAGAGTCCTACAGCCTCCTAAGGAAG GCTCAAAGAAATAATGAGGACGTTTCCATCATCCCACCCCTGTTCACAGTCAGTGTGGACCATCGG GGTACCTGGAATGGGCCTTGGGTCTCCACGGAGGTGCTGGCTGCAGCAATTGGCATAGTGATCTACTACCTAGCTTTCAGTGCAAAGAGCCACATCCAGTCCTGA
- the Ssr4 gene encoding translocon-associated protein subunit delta isoform X2: MALYADVSGKQFPVTRGQDVGRYQVSWSLEHKSAHAGTYEVRFFDEESYSLLRKAQRNNEDVSIIPPLFTVSVDHRGTWNGPWVSTEVLAAAIGIVIYYLAFSAKSHIQS, from the exons ATGGCTCTTTATGCCGACGTTAGTGGAAAACAATTTCCTGTAACCCGCGGCCAGGATGTGGGTCGATATCAG GTGTCCTGGAGCCTGGAGCACAAGAGCGCCCATGCAGGCACCTATGAGGTCAGATTCTTCGATGAAGAGTCCTACAGCCTCCTAAGGAAG GCTCAAAGAAATAATGAGGACGTTTCCATCATCCCACCCCTGTTCACAGTCAGTGTGGACCATCGG GGTACCTGGAATGGGCCTTGGGTCTCCACGGAGGTGCTGGCTGCAGCAATTGGCATAGTGATCTACTACCTAGCTTTCAGTGCAAAGAGCCACATCCAGTCCTGA
- the Ssr4 gene encoding translocon-associated protein subunit delta isoform X4, with product MAAMASFGALALLLLSGLSCCSAEACLEPQITPSYYTTSDAVISTETVFIVEISLTCKNRVQNMALYADVSGKQFPVTRGQDVGRYQVSWSLEHKSAHAGTYEVRFFDEESYSLLRKHLPYRLKEIMRTFPSSHPCSQSVWTIGVPGMGLGSPRRCWLQQLA from the exons ATGGCGGCGATGGCATCTTTCGGCGCCCTGGCGCTACTCCTGCTGTCCGGCCTATCTTGCTGCTCAG CAGAGGCCTGCCTGGAACCCCAGATCACCCCTTCTTACTATACAACTTCAGATGCCGTCATTTCTACAGAGACTGTATTCATTGTGGAGATCTCACTGACCTGCAAGAACAGGGTCCAG AACATGGCTCTTTATGCCGACGTTAGTGGAAAACAATTTCCTGTAACCCGCGGCCAGGATGTGGGTCGATATCAG GTGTCCTGGAGCCTGGAGCACAAGAGCGCCCATGCAGGCACCTATGAGGTCAGATTCTTCGATGAAGAGTCCTACAGCCTCCTAAGGAAG CACCTCCCTTACAGGCTCAAAGAAATAATGAGGACGTTTCCATCATCCCACCCCTGTTCACAGTCAGTGTGGACCATCGG GGTACCTGGAATGGGCCTTGGGTCTCCACGGAGGTGCTGGCTGCAGCAATTGGCATAG
- the Idh3g gene encoding isocitrate dehydrogenase [NAD] subunit gamma, mitochondrial has product MALKVAIVAGGAAKAMLKPTLLCRPWEVLAAHVAPQRSISSQQTIPPSAKYGGRHTVTMIPGDGIGPELMLHVKSVFRHACVPVDFEEVHVSSNADEEDIRNAIMAIRRNRVALKGNIETNHNLPPSHKSRNNILRTSLDLYANVIHCKSLPGVVTRHKDIDILIVRENTEGEYSSLEHESVAGVVESLKIITKAKSLRIAEYAFKLAQESGRKKVTAVHKANIMKLGDGLFLQCCREVAAHYPQITFDSMIVDNTTMQLVSRPQQFDVMVMPNLYGNIVNNVCAGLVGGPGLVAGANYGHVYAVFETATRNTGKSIANKNIANPTATLLASCMMLDHLKLHSYATSIRKAVLASMDNENMHTPDIGGQGTTSQAIQDIIRHIRIINGRAVEA; this is encoded by the exons ATGGCGCTGAAGGTAGCGATAGTTGCTGGCGGTGCTGCAAAGGCAATGCTCAAGCCAACTCTTCTCTGCCGTCCTTGGGAG GTTCTGGCTGCCCATGTGGCCCCCCAAAGGAGCATTTCCTCA CAACAAACAATT cctccatctgctaaGTATGGTGGGCGGCATACAGTGACTATGATCCCAGGTGATGGCATCGGCCCGGAGCTCATGTTGCATGTTAAGTCTGTATTCAG GCATGCGTGTGTGCCAGTAGACTTTGAAGAGGTGCATGTCAGCTCCAATGCTGATGAGGAGGACATCCGCAATGCCATCATGGCCATCCGCCGGAACCGTGTGGCTCTGAAGG GCAACATTGAAACGAATCATAACCTGCCACCATCCCACAAATCCCGTAACAACATCCTTCG CACCAGCCTAGACCTCTATGCCAATGTCATCCACTGTAAGAGCCTGCCAGGAGTAGTGACCCGGCACAAGGACATAGACATCCTCATTGTACGGGAAAACACAGAAGGCGAGTACAGCAGCCTGGAGCATGAG AGTGTAGCAGGAGTGGTGGAGAGCTTGAAGATTATCACCAAAGCCAAGTCCCTACGCATTGCTGAATATGCCTTCAAGCTGGCCCAGGAGAGTGGGCGTAAGAAAGTGACAGCTGTGCATAAGGCCAACATCAT GAAACTGGGTGATGGACTCTTTCTCCAGTGTTGCCGGGAAGTAGCAGCCCACTACCCTCAGATCACCTTTGACAGCATGATTGTAGACAACACAACAATGCAG CTGGTATCCCGGCCTCAGCAGTTTGATGTCATGGTGATGCCTAATCTCTATGGTAACATTGTCAACAACGTCTGTGCAGGGCTAGTTGGAGGCCCAGGTCTTGTGGCTGGGGCTAACTATGGCCATGTGTATGCAGTATTCGAGACA GCTACAAGGAACACAGGCAAAAGTATTGCCAATAAGAACATTGCTAACCCTACTGCCACACTGCTAGCAAGTTGCATGATGCTAGACCACCTCAA GCTCCACTCCTATGCCACTTCCATCCGCAAAGCTGTCTTAGCATCCATGGACAATGAAAAT ATGCATACCCCAGACATTGGAGGCCAGGGCACCACATCCCAAGCCATCCAGGACATCATTCGTCACATCCGAATCATTAATGGACGGGCTGTGGAAGCTTAG